In a genomic window of Brettanomyces nanus chromosome 1, complete sequence:
- the RPD3 gene encoding histone deacetylase — translation MGNRWTEWILPIRVRSYNPTFQDGIGYEVNEILYRRMQQEAQIRERLSSELESYKSRQRQIRDDATRLLDTEGMLYVEKPWEDIKVNPQDKKRVAYFYDSDVGNFSYGANHPMKPHRIRMAHSLIMNYGLYKKMEIYRAKPATREEMSQFHSDEYVDFLARATPDNLDMFNKEKFNVGDDCPVFDGLFEFCSISGGGSMEGAARLNRGKCDVAINYAGGLHHAKKSEASGFCYVNDIALGILELLRYHPRVLYIDIDVHHGDGVEEAFYTTDRVMTCSFHKYGEFFPGTGELHDIGVGKGKYYAVNVPLRDGINDVTYRSIFEPLVKTIIEWYQPSAIVLQCGGDSLSGDRLGCFNLSMRGHANCVNYVKGFGIPLMIVGGGGYTMRNVARTWTYETGLLNQTLLGPDLPFNDYYEYYGPDYKLDVRPSNMYNANSPEYLSRILTQIYATLEHTKHAPSVQMQPIPPDIRDYDDDPEDDSREAMDTKGGSQKARDETIVPDNEFYDKEEDASRVKNNIDYGKKMNGEESRSSVADVTTMGPSPPSSAVPAGTLGVSTTNAAVVAAAGPSANGESQSKPPTADSVAPTNNSVTTPTTTATSEEKK, via the exons ATGGGTAACCGATGGACAGAATGGATCTTGCCAATTAGAGTAAGAAGTTATAATCCAACGTTTCAGGATGGAATAGGTTACGAGGTGAATGAGATTTTGTATAGGCGCATGCAGCAGGAGGCTCAGATTCGAGAGAGATTATCCAGTGAACTAGAGAGCTACAAATCACGCCAAAGGCAGATCCGTGATGATGCCACTCGTCTACTGGACACAGAAG GAATGTTGTATGTGGAGAAACCATGGGAAGACATCAAAGTGAATCCCCAAGACAAAAAGC GTGTCGCCTACTTTTATGACTCAGATGTCGGTAATTTTTCCTATGGTGCCAATCATCCAATGAAGCCTCATCGTATTAGAATGGCACACTCTCTTATTATGAATTACGGTCTGTataagaagatggaaatTTACAGAGCTAAGCCTGCCACGCGTGAGGAGATGAGTCAATTTCACAGTGATGAGTACGTAGACTTCCTTGCCCGTGCTACTCCGGATAATTTGGATATGTTTAATAAGGAGAAGTTTAATGTTGGTGATGACTGCCCTGTGTTTGACGGTCTTTTTGAGTTCTGTAGCATATCTGGTGGTGGATCCATGGAAGGTGCTGCTAGACTTAACAGGGGAAAATGTGACGTGGCAATCAATTATGCTGGTGGTTTGCACCATGCCAAGAAGTCTGAGGCTTCTGGTTTTTGTTATGTCAACGATATCGCTCTCGGTATTTTGGAGTTGCTTAGGTATCATCCTCGTGTTCTTTACATTGATATCGATGTGCATCATGGAGACGGTGTCGAAGAGGCATTTTATACCACGGATCGTGTTATGACTTGCTCCTTTCATAAATATGGTGAGTTTTTCCCAGGTACAGGTGAGCTTCACGATATCGGTGTGGGAAAAGGTAAATATTATGCGGTTAACGTTCCTCTCAGAGACGGCATCAATGATGTCACTTACAGATCGATATTTGAGCCTCTGGTCAAAACCATTATTGAGTGGTATCAGCCTTCTGCCATCGTGCTCCAATGTGGAGGTGATTCGCTTTCAGGAGATCGTTTAGGATGCTTTAATTTATCCATGAGAGGTCATGCCAACTGTGTTAACTATGTCAAAGGCTTTGGAATTCCGCTAATGATTGTTGGGGGAGGTGGATATACTATGCGTAATGTCGCTAGAACCTGGACGTACGAGACTGGTTTACTTAATCAGACGTTATTAGGTCCGGATTTACCATTCAACGATTACTATGAGTACTATGGACCTGATTACAAGCTCGATGTGAGACCTTCCAACATGTACAACGCTAACTCGCCAGAGTATTTAAGTCGGATCTTAACACAGATATACGCTACTTTAGAGCACACAAAACATGCTCCATCCGTGCAGATGCAACCTATTCCACCTGACATCAGggattatgatgatgatcctGAAGACGATTCCAGAGAAGCCATGGATACTAAAGGTGGATCACAGAAAGCCAGAGACGAAACAATTGTGCCTGATAATGAATTTTATGACAAGGAAGAGGACGCAAGCagggtgaaaaataataTAGATTACgggaagaagatgaatggAGAAGAGTCCAGAAGTAGTGTAGCTGATGTTACTACGATGGGACCGTCTCCACCTTCAAGTGCAGTTCCAGCTGGCACTCTAGGTGTTTCAACTACAaatgctgctgttgttgcaGCTGCTGGACCTTCTGCCAACGGTGAATCTCAAAGCAAGCCGCCCACTGCTGATTCGGTGGCACCTACAAACAACAGTGTAACCACACCGACTACCACAGCCACTAgtgaggagaagaagtaa
- a CDS encoding uncharacterized protein (EggNog:ENOG41) has translation MKSPVVFTDWDGTVTLQDSNDYMTDHLGFGEVERKRIGKMILDEKLSFRDGFNMMLKSITDKGYSMEYCIETLLKNIKLDPGFRPFLEWCKAHNVPLYVISSGMRPIINALLKTLVGDDAADYVNILANDVEYDSVDHSKWHIVYRDETPFGHDKSRSIKKILAEYHDVKPIAFYCGDGVSDLSASSTCDLLFARSGKDLVTFCDRHHIPYREFYSFVNITDDVNAVSHGVKTIEDCLVK, from the coding sequence ATGAAATCACCTGTTGTCTTCACCGACTGGGACGGTACCGTAACGCTTCAAGATTCCAATGACTACATGACGGACCATCTTGGATTTGGCGAAGTcgaaaggaaaagaatcgGTAAAATGATTCTCGATGAAAAGTTGTCTTTTAGAGATGGATTCAATATGATGTTGAAATCGATCACTGATAAAGGCTATAGTATGGAGTACTGTATCGAGACATTACTAAAGAATATAAAATTAGACCCGGGATTTAGGCCTTTCCTCGAATGGTGTAAAGCTCACAATGTTCCGCTATATGtcatttcttctggaatgCGGCCAATAATTAATGCACTACTCAAAACCTTGGTGGGGGATGACGCCGCGGATTACGTTAACATTTTAGCCAATGACGTTGAATACGATTCCGTCGATCATTCTAAGTGGCATATAGTCTACAGAGATGAAACCCCTTTCGGCCACGACAAGTCCCGATCCATCAAAAAAATCCTTGCCGAATATCATGATGTCAAACCAATAGCATTTTACTGCGGTGACGGAGTGTCTGATCTCAGTGCTTCGAGTACATGCGATCTTCTGTTCGCAAGGAGTGGAAAGGATTTAGTTACATTCTGTGACAGACACCATATCCCTTATAGAGAGTTTTATTCTTTTGTTAATATTACAGACGATGTTAATGCTGTTTCCCACGGCGTAAAAACTATTGAGGACTGCCTTGTCAAATAA
- a CDS encoding uncharacterized protein (EggNog:ENOG41), with protein sequence MPNIAIVSGGTATNAILDVIQQLAGDQNHNSHSNGCISYILPISDNGGSTSEIIRVMGGCSVGDIRSRITRLIPDESSGLRDLLSYRLSPNLKEAKAEWEQIVEGSHPLWASVDPPCRQIMRSFLIHVHLEILKRSRHSAKNFRLELASVGNLFLTGARLSCGSLDSSIELVLRMTRVPSNIQVLPCINTNFTYHISALLKNGAIITGQSQISHPSLPTKGRRREPSLLKSSSLSRLEYLHNGSTVSFNDDVVLQGSVAETPDQVRNVVKNAGLNWKQQDSDIDSDIASYDSDIDDDSEMGTPSYVHPELRKSQLHFNKDDNIPLPAPIERIFYISPYGEEIYPVANSRVLNCLREANTVIYSIGSLMTSIVPILILQGVGDAILHNHRKSSGSKKKVLLVNGSSDRETYGMSALDCITVICDALNYSMLFSPERKRDKSHEVTSGKFPISSFVTHILYIRFDAQIRVDVSAIESQGVKCIAVKNALGDGHAYDLTDMYKKMDEISKSKV encoded by the coding sequence ATGCCGAACATAGCAATTGTGTCGGGTGGTACCGCTACGAATGCTATTTTGGATGTGATCCAGCAGCTGGCGGGCGATCAGAATCATAACTCTCACTCTAATGGTTGCATTTCATACATTCTCCCCATATCCGACAATGGAGGATCTACTTCGGAAATTATCCGCGTCATGGGGGGTTGTTCCGTGGGTGATATTCGTTCCCGGATTACCAGACTGATTCCAGATGAAAGTTCGGGTCTTAGAGACCTATTATCATACCGTCTCTCGCCCAATCTTAAAGAAGCAAAGGCCGAATGGGAACAGATAGTGGAAGGATCGCATCCTCTCTGGGCCAGTGTTGATCCCCCTTGCCGTCAAATTATGCGCAGTTTCCTCATTCATGTTCATTTGGAGATTCTTAAAAGATCCAGGCACTCTGCCAAAAACTTCCGATTAGAATTGGCCTCTGTCGGTAACTTGTTTCTAACCGGTGCTCGTCTTTCCTGTGGATCTTTGGATTCCTCAATTGAATTGGTTTTAAGGATGACAAGGGTTCCCTCTAATATTCAAGTTCTCCCTTGCATCAACACTAATTTCACTTATCATATCAGCGCATTGTTGAAAAATGGTGCTATTATCACTGGTCAGTCGCAGATATCGCATCCTTCACTCCCTACGAAAGGTAGAAGGAGGGAACCGTCTTTATTAAAATCTAGTTCACTATCAAGGCTTGAGTATCTTCATAATGGATCTACCGTTTCGTTCAATGATGACGTAGTTCTCCAGGGAAGTGTCGCCGAAACACCAGATCAGGTTAGAAATGTCGTCAAGAATGCTGGACTTAATTGGAAGCAGCAGGACAGTGACATTGATAGTGACATTGCTAGTTACGATTctgatattgatgatgactcAGAGATGGGTACACCCTCGTACGTTCATCCGGAGTTGCGAAAGTCTCAACTTCATTTTAATAAGGATGATAATATCCCATTGCCTGCTCCcatagaaagaatattTTACATATCTCCTTATGGTGAAGAGATCTATCCTGTGGCCAATTCAAGAGTGTTGAACTGCCTACGAGAGGCGAACACTGTTATTTATTCCATTGGCTCATTAATGACTTCTATTGTTCCTATCTTAATTTTACAGGGAGTTGGCGATGCCATCCTTCACAATCATAGGAAGAGCAGTGGaagcaaaaaaaaggtGCTGCTCGTAAATGGTTCTAGTGATCGTGAAACATACGGAATGAGTGCCTTGGATTGCATCACTGTCATTTGCGATGCATTGAATTACTCAATGCTTTTTtcaccagaaagaaaacggGATAAATCTCACGAGGTGACTTCGGGGAAGTTTCCAATCAGTTCATTTGTAACACACATTCTTTACATAAGGTTCGACGCACAAATTCGTGTGGACGTTTCGGCAATCGAGAGCCAAGGGGTTAAATGCATAGCGGTTAAAAATGCGCTTGGTGATGGTCATGCCTATGATTTGACGGATATGTATAAGAAAATGGATGAaatatccaaatcaaagGTTTGA
- a CDS encoding uncharacterized protein (BUSCO:EOG09344BOQ~EggNog:ENOG41) → MNLKYLFGTLSLFSAVLGAVAPGINKESEFKESIPQEFHGSWQKWHMKVEHDLDDADSESVFKLHDSKNANKLSAYDILRMYGLARDEIVGEGNGMGSHDDTEIVGKELKEKVIKEVMKLMDKDNDGAVSLEEWKEFSGKGGEFPDFGIGSGHEYDFEEEYEKHHWNKYHSENDPDVKVQHAEDIEHELLHHFHEIEHEQSVNGYHIKAPIQEANIPLKFLVQ, encoded by the coding sequence ATGAACCTCAAATACTTGTTTGGTAcactttctcttttctctgctGTTCTTGGTGCAGTAGCTCCAGGAATTAATAAAGAATCCGAGTTCAAAGAATCGATTCCTCAGGAATTCCATGGATCATGGCAGAAATGGCACATGAAAGTGGAGcatgatttggatgatgccGATTCAGAGTCCGTTTTTAAGCTTCACGATTCAAAAAATGCTAACAAATTGAGTGCTTATGATATCTTGAGAATGTATGGTTTGGCTAGAGATGAGATTGTGGGAGAGGGTAACGGTATGGGTTCTCACGACGATACTGAAATTGTTGGcaaggagttgaaggaaaaggtAATTAAAGAAGTAATGAAGCTCATGGATAAAGACAATGACGGTGCAGTCTCATTagaagaatggaaagagTTCAGCGGTAAAGGTGGGGAGTTCCCAGACTTTGGCATCGGTTCTGGACATGAGTACGATTTCGAAGAAGAGTATGAGAAACACCACTGGAACAAGTATCATAGTGAGAATGATCCTGACGTGAAGGTGCAGCACGCCGAGGACATTGAACACGAGTTGCTTCACCATTTCCATGAAATCGAGCATGAACAAAGCGTTAACGGCTATCACATCAAGGCGCCAATACAGGAAGCCAACATACCCCTCAAATTTCTCGTACAATAA
- the TEF3 gene encoding translational elongation factor EF-1 alpha (BUSCO:EOG093409R8) has protein sequence MSDSSHAEQVLDELFQKLSVASADDLDDVATNVASFLNGPIVEHDVPYEFFQKLDKAVNDKKNAFNALEAVVHIASEDDLSSSVEPYIAELVPSVCAKCGDKKEEVREQAEKALLALARAITPSSIKYFLPKLIDSLATTSKWQEKIADLKAISILVDTAKDQLALRMPELIPALSEAMWNTKIEVGKTATETMTKCTATIDNKDIEPFIPKLIDSISNPDDVPETVHDLGSTTFVSDVTTAALSIMAPLLSRGLAERETSIKRKAAVIIDNMCKLVEDPQIVAPFLPTLFPSLKSNMDIIADPEARSITHRALTTLRRVGAIPEDDTLPEVTTAGDVEVNLAILKNIIGKQAKRFDVVQTYVAAMAGDLIDERKTDSDSWNALLGPFLTIFLHEKEAHEVIEKFRATAIENIPTPPVFEEEDDDGEDLCNCEFSLAYGARILLNKTQLRLKRGRRYGLCGPNGAGKSTLLKALANGQVEGFPTQEECKTVYVEHDIDGTHDETSSTKYILESESVNYNEEEIKNKLREFGFEEEMLDMPIVALSGGWKMKLALARAVLQNADILLLDEPTNHLDHINVDWLVNYLVSCGITSLTVSHDSGFLDRTVQYIVHYEGLKLRKYKGNMTEFVKKVPAAKAYEDMTATDLEFEFPEPGFLEGVKTKQKAIVKVQDMSFQYPGTSRPQMNHVTFQCSLSSRIAIIGPNGAGKTTLVNVLTGELLPTSGEVYIHENCRIAYIKQHAFAHIDNHLDRTPSEYIQWRYQTGEDRETMDRANRKINEEDKQGMNKVFKVQGTPRKIAGIHSRRKFKNTYEYECSFLLGENLGMKSERWTPMSSVDNAWLPRPELIESHGKMVAEVDMKEALANGQYRALTRKEIEVHCTRMGLDPELVSHTRIRSLSGGQKVKLVLAAGTWLRPHLIVLDEPTNYLDRDSLGALSKALKAFHGGVIMITHSAEFTKGLTQEVWTVQNGTMTPSGHNWVQGQGAGPRISKKEEEGTKVDAMGNKVKLTQKKKKLSSAEKRKKKKERMKRKKELGDAYVSDSDSDF, from the coding sequence ATGTCAGATTCGTCACACGCTGAACAAGTCTTGGACGAGTTGTTCCAGAAGTTGTCTGTGGCTTCCGCAGATGATTTGGACGACGTCGCCACTAACGTTGCATCGTTTTTAAATGGTCCTATCGTTGAGCATGATGTTCCATACGAGTTTTTCCAGAAGTTGGATAAGGCTGTTaatgacaagaagaacgccttcaatgctttggaAGCTGTTGTTCACATTGCTTCAGAGGATGATTTGTCCTCTTCCGTTGAGCCATACATTGCTGAGCTTGTCCCAAGTGTCTGCGCAAAGTGCGGTGacaagaaggaagaagtcAGAGAACAGGCTGAGAAGGCTTTATTGGCTCTTGCTAGGGCCATTACTCCCTCATCtatcaaatatttcttGCCGAAATTGATCGATTCTTTGGCTACCACCAGTAAATGGCAAGAAAAGATTGCAGATTTGAAGGCTATCTCTATTTTGGTCGACACTGCCAAGGACCAATTGGCTTTAAGAATGCCAGAATTGATTCCTGCTCTTTCCGAAGCTATGTGGAATACCAAAATTGAGGTTGGTAAGACTGCCACCGAGACTATGACCAAATGTACTGCTACCATCGATAACAAGGATATCGAGCCTTTCATTCCTAAATTGATCGACTCTATCTCTAATCCTGACGATGTTCCAGAAACAGTTCACGATTTAGGTTCGACCACTTTCGTCTCCGATGTTACCACCGCCGCTTTGTCTATCATGGCTCCTTTGCTTTCGAGAGGTTTAGCCGAGAGAGAAACCTCCATTAAGAGAAAGGCTGCCGTTATTATTGACAACATGTGTAAGTTGGTTGAGGATCCTCAAATTGTTGCTCCTTTCTTACCTACTTTGTTCCCATCTTTGAAGTCTAACATGGATATTATTGCTGACCCTGAGGCCAGATCCATTACCCATCGTGCTTTGACTACATTGAGACGTGTTGGTGCCATTCCTGAGGATGATACTCTTCCAGAGGTTACTACTGCTGGTGATGTTGAAGTTAATTTGgccattttgaagaatattatTGGTAAGCAAGCTAAGCGTTTCGATGTTGTCCAGACTTATGTTGCTGCTATGGCAGgtgatttgattgatgagagAAAGACAGACTCTGATTCTTGGAATGCTTTGTTGGGTCCATTTTTGACTATCTTCTTGCACGAGAAGGAGGCCCACGAAGTCATCGAGAAGTTCCGTGCTACTGCCATCGAGAACATTCCAACCCCTCCagtctttgaagaggaggatgatgatggtgagGACTTGTGTAACTGTGAGTTTTCTCTTGCTTACGGTGCTAGAATTCTTTTGAACAAGACACAACTTCGTTTGAAGCGTGGTAGAAGATATGGTCTTTGCGGCCCTAACGGTGCTGGTAAGTCGACTCTTCTGAAGGCTTTGGCAAATGGTCAGGTCGAGGGTTTCCCAACACAAGAAGAATGTAAAACTGTCTACGTTGAGCACGACATTGATGGTACTCATGATGAGACCTCTAGTACTAAGTACATTCTTGAGTCTGAAAGTGTTAATTAcaacgaagaagagatcaaaaatAAGTTGAGAGAGTTCGGCTTCGAAGAGGAGATGTTGGACATGCCTATTGTTGCTTTATCCGGTGgttggaagatgaagttggCTCTTGCAAGAGCTGTCTTGCAAAATGCTGATATCTTATTGTTGGATGAGCCAACTAATCATTTGGATCACATTAATGTTGATTGGTTGGTCAACTATTTAGTTAGCTGTGGAATTACTTCGTTGACCGTTTCCCATGACTCTGGTTTCCTCGATCGTACTGTGCAGTACATCGTCCATTACGAGGGTTTGAAACTTCGTAAGTACAAGGGTAACATGACTGAGTTTGTGAAAAAGGTTCCAGCTGCCAAGGCATATGAAGATATGACAGCTACGGACTTAGAATTCGAGTTCCCAGAACCAGGTTTCTTGGAAGGTGTTAAGACTAAACAGAAGGCTATTGTGAAGGTGCAGGACATGTCCTTCCAGTATCCAGGTACTTCCAGACCTCAGATGAACCACGTTACTTTCCAGTGTTCGTTGTCCTCCAGAATTGCTATTATCGGACCAAACGGTGCCGGTAAGACCACTTTGGTCAACGTCTTGACTGGTGAGTTACTTCCAACTAGTGGTGAAGTTTACATCCACGAGAACTGTCGTATTGCATATATCAAGCAGCACGCTTTCGCCCATATCGATAACCACTTAGACAGAACTCCTTCTGAATATATTCAATGGAGATACCAGACCGGTGAGGATCGTGAGACTATGGATCGTGCCAACAGAAAGATCAACGAGGAAGATAAGCAAGGTATGAACAAGGTCTTCAAGGTTCAGGGTACCCCAAGAAAGATCGCTGGTATtcattccagaagaaagttcaagaaCACTTACGAGTATGAGTGTTCTTTCTTGTTAGGAGAAAATCTTGGTATGAAGTCTGAGAGATGGACACCAATGTCTTCTGTCGACAACGCTTGGTTGCCAAGACCAGAGTTGATTGAATCTCACGGTAAGATGGTTGCCGAGGTTGATATGAAGGAAGCTCTCGCAAATGGTCAGTACAGAGCATTGACCAGAAAGGAGATTGAGGTTCACTGTACCAGAATGGGTTTGGACCCAGAATTGGTTTCTCACACCAGAATCAGATCGTTGTCTGGTGGCCAAAAGGTCAAGTTGGTGTTGGCTGCCGGTACTTGGTTGAGACCTCATTTAATTGTTTTGGATGAGCCTACTAATTATTTGGACAGAGACTCTTTGGGTGCTTTGTCTAAGGCTTTGAAAGCTTTCCATGGTGGTGTTATTATGATTACTCATTCTGCCGAGTTCACCAAGGGTTTGACCCAAGAGGTGTGGACTGTTCAGAATGGTACCATGACTCCATCTGGTCACAATTGGGTTCAGGGACAGGGTGCTGGTCCAAGAATAtccaagaaggaggaagaaggaacCAAGGTTGATGCCATGGGTAACAAGGTTAAGCTTacacagaagaagaagaagttgtctTCTGCcgagaagagaaagaagaagaaagaaagaatgaagagaaagaaagagttgGGTGACGCTTATGTCTCCGATTCCGATTCTGACTTCTAA
- a CDS encoding uncharacterized protein (BUSCO:EOG0934325J) — protein sequence MTQELTSYHRLVKYLSKQDILDKFLEVIPLERTTGEKSSSNDGIVKASSTISATGAAASSLFAGHDEEQIRLMAENCIVLDYNDVPIGSGTKKLCHIMKNIDQGLLHRAFSVFLFDSHNRLLLQQRADEKITFPSMWTNTCCSHPLCVPSELGFSSSAFDGTNIHSLDTAVRGAKSAAQRKLDHELGISNKDVPVTAFKFLTRIHYMAPSNGAWGEHEIDYILIIKSDGQVHANTNEVKDYKYVTKQELKQMFNRKDLLFTPWFKLICESYLYEWWDHLDNLKNYTSTTIDRMLNNTISPTRAVMTLDTFNFHLLRVTLAQLMKTHGYDRSNNRALDVMTDLCTKYLRLLTSTVLKYTELRNATEPNIQDLTDAFLELKLISPATRLDAFDIDRLTSKGMENFESWFMSEMNTRLREVARPDLQFVQNAIHEKKLKDVNSKMSTLTAALDQQAQQAQQQNPTLPYQYQPSQTGLSPMRDTRGKSRQDKEAEHDDLTVDDDWVKFILRQQLNENPDLKFNGTVLINYLPKDKLPPKRTKPCRDFIVAGPTPNSLTPALPYSGDEKRLLNELRDNDIEVDMNAYERAEAAEAEGENAPNLTFGTALSAQPTHKDFYPQVNLEDDPVQEDSGDHSLNLFG from the exons ATGACTCAAGAACTTACTTCATACCATCGGCTTGTCAAATATCTGTCTAAGCAAGATATCTTGGATAAATTTCTCGAAGTGATTCCTTTGGAGAGAACCACCGGGGAAAAGAGTTCTTCCAATGATGGCATTGTGAAAGCATCAAGTACAATTTCAGCCACGGGTGCAGCAGCCTCCTCATTGTTTGCCGGTCATGATGAAGAACAGATTCGGTTGATGGCAGAAAATTGTATTGTTCTTGATTATAATGACGTTCCTATAGGTTCCGGTACTAAGAAATTGTGTCATATCATGAAAAACATAGATCAAGGATTACTTCACAGGGCCTTTTCGGTGTTTTTGTTTGATTCTCACAACAGATTACTTCTCCAACAGCGGGCAGACGAAAAAATCACCTTTCCTTCGATGTGGACAAACACATGCTGTTCGCATCCCCTTTGCGTTCCTTCTGAATTGGGCTTCTCCAGTTCTGCCTTCGATGGTACCAATATACATTCATTGGATACAGCCGTTAGAGGTGCGAAATCTGCCGCACAAAGGAAATTGGACCATGAGTTGGGTATCTCTAATAAGGATGTCCCGGTTACTGCCTTTAAATTTTTAACAAGAATTCATTATATGGCTCCCAGCAACGGTGCCTGGGGAGAGCACGAAATCGATTACATCTTGATTATCAAGTCTGATGGTCAAGTGCACGCTAACACTAATGAAGTCAAGGATTATAAGTATGTTACTAAGCAAgagttgaagcagatgTTCAACCGGAAAGATTTGTTGTTTACCCCTTGGTTCAAGTTGATTTGCGAGTCGTATTTGTATGAGTGGTGGGATCATCTTGACAATCTTAAAAATTACACTTCCACTACCATTGATAGAATGTT AAATAATACTATTTCTCCAACCCGGGCTGTCATGACGTTAGATACGTTCAACTTTCATCTCTTGAGGGTGACATTAGCACAACTAATGAAAACTCACGGATATGATCGATCTAACAACAGAGCGTTGGACGTAATGACCGACCTGTGCACTAAATACCTTCGTCTTTTGACATCGACTGTGCTCAAATACACAGAACTACGGAATGCTACTGAGCCAAATATTCAAGACCTAACTGATGCATTTTTGGAACTCAAGCTTATTTCACCGGCTACAAGACTTGACGCTTTTGACATTGACCGACTCACCTCGAAAGGAATGGAGAATTTTGAGAGTTGGTTCATGAGCGAAATGAACACGAGGCTTCGGGAAGTGGCAAGACCAGATTTGCAATTCGTTCAGAACGCTATACATGAGAAGAAACTGAAAGATGTCAACTCAAAAATGAGCACATTGACGGCGGCTTTGGATCAACAAGCACAACAGGCTCAGCAACAAAATCCAACTCTCCCCTACCAATATCAACCAAGTCAGACTGGTTTATCACCAATGAGAGACACTAGGGGCAAATCAAGGCAAGACAAGGAAGCAGAACACGATGACCTCactgttgatgatgattggGTAAAATTCATTTTGCGTCAACAACTGAATGAGAATCCAGATCTTAAATTCAATGGCACAGTACTGATAAATTATCTGCCCAAGGATAAGTTGCCtccaaagagaacaaaGCCTTGTCGGGACTTTATAGTCGCGGGACCTACTCCAAACAGCTTGACCCCTGCGTTACCTTATAGCGGGGATGAGAAAAGACTGCTTAATGAATTGAGAGATAATGACATAGAGGTCGATATGAATGCCTATGAAAGAGCCGAGGCcgcagaagcagaagggGAAAATGCCCCAAATCTCACGTTTGGGACAGCATTATCAGCACAGCCGACCCATAAAGACTTTTATCCACAAGTTAACTTGGAGGATGATCCCGTTCAGGAGGATTCTGGTGACCACAGCttgaatctctttggatga